The Vicia villosa cultivar HV-30 ecotype Madison, WI linkage group LG1, Vvil1.0, whole genome shotgun sequence genome includes a region encoding these proteins:
- the LOC131616049 gene encoding uncharacterized protein LOC131616049 gives MADAQTQIESIRKWIVQHKLRTVGCLWLSGITGSIAYNWSRPNMKTSVKIIHARLHAQGLTLAALAGAALVEYYDHKSDERAARDSRR, from the exons ATGGCGGATGCACAAACACAAATCGAATCTATCAGGAAATGGATTGTTCAACACAAACTCCGTACTGTTG GTTGTTTGTGGCTTAGTGGTATTACGGGTTCAATTGCGTACAATTGGTCTCGACCTAATATGAAAACCAGTGTTAAAATCATTCACGCCAG GTTGCATGCTCAGGGTCTTACACTTGCAGCATTAGCCGGAGCTGCATTGGTAGAATATTATGATCACAAGTCTGATGAAAGGGCTGCAAGGGATTCTAGGCGTTGA